In the genome of Phocoena sinus isolate mPhoSin1 chromosome 15, mPhoSin1.pri, whole genome shotgun sequence, the window AATGTGCGATACTTCAGATGCCTTTTGGGGTCCTGGGCACAGACAGCCCAGTGTGGATGGTTTTGTGAGGGGTTTGCTGGACCGCGGGGAGAGCCCTCACATCCTAGACACAGGCTGCCATTCTCTGCACAGGATCAGGCTCACATGTCACCGGGGCCAGTTCTGGGTGTGGGAAGGGCAAGGTCCCCAGGGCAGAGGGGCAGCTCCCAAGGCCCCCAAAGTAAAGCTGGAACAACTGATAACCTTCCAGCAGCATAACAGACTGAGTCTGTCTTAACGTTATCTTGCTAATTCTTGTTCCCAATCAACAAACTTCCAGTGTCTTtggcttcccttcttcctttcctcccctctcacCTTACATCTGAAGGAGGGCTGGAAGCCTGCCTTTCAAGGAGCCCATTCTTTTCCTTTGCCCTAACTTCTCCTGCCTGGTTAGGCTGAGGTTATGGCAGGCAGTGCCATCTGTCCCCATCTTGTCAGATACCTTGGTGTTTCTGAGCCACAGGGGTTGAGGTCAAAGGAAGAGACAAAATAAAAGCAGGTAAAGGGACAAAAAGGCAGAAGAGGattctgggggtgggtgggggaagccCCCAGGCAACCCTGGCAAGAGGCTCTGATGGCTCAAGATGGCGGGACCTGAGTTCTATAGCAGGTGGGAGTAGGTGGTATcggggtttgtttctttttagtttaagGCATGTTGGCTTAGGGGCAGGATCCTATCCCTAGGATAGGGCTAAGGGGGATCTTAAGAATCAACTTTCCCAATTCCCTCATTTTAGAGGCAGAAACTGAAGCTCGGAGAAATtcaatgacttgctcaaggtcacacagtttttTTTGGTGCAGCACCAAGCCTAAGACTCTGATCTTCTAAATCCTCACTGGGTCTCTTCGCTCCCCGATGTTCTAGGTCCCCTGGGAGTAGGAGGAACTGGAGGAGAGAAGTGGGAAGAAAGGGGCATGTTCCTTACATTTCTCAGTtcaattttacaaatttattttattcagcttggaaaatgaatacaaatccctgggttttggggggaaggggacgggcaggaagaaggaagtagGAGTTGAGGCAAGGTTATGAGCATCACAGTGAATGTCTCACGTCCACGTCCAGGTCCACGtccctgcctggggagggggcgtggAGGTTGAGCAGGGAGCTCAGGTCCGGAGGAACACCATGGTCAGGAGGcctggagaggggaggaagagcaAGGTCCTATGTGTAGCCCGCCGGCTCTGTATGCCCTCTTTCCAGCCCCCGCTCTCTTCTCTCCGGGTCCAGATCCCCTACCACCACCGTGCTCACCCAAGACGTAGGCTGCCACCAACTTCTGTCCCAGGGAGACGTGAAGGATTTGGGGCAGCTGGCTGCCAAGTTCATCCTGGAGCGGCAGCAGCAGGAAGGCCACAGAGACTGTGCCCATCagcaagaagaggaggaaggagctggTGGCCAGATGCGGGAGGGGGTCTGGGAAACAAGGCCCATCAGGATCTCTAGCCTCCACTCCTGCCCAGCCCAACGCCCTTCAGGGAGGAGGCTGAAGATGGAAGGTGTACCCACTTTCTGTTGGACATTGGAAGTGTCCTCTCCTCCCTGGAGCCTTCGTTCCCAAAGCCTCAGGaaaccctctcccctctggtccctcatcatttgttttctctcctcaACTCTGCCTTGATTACAGGCTCCTGTGtatctgtgtgccaggcagggaCCTCTGTCTCCCACAACTTGGTACATAATTGCTCAACCCggtttcttattatttatttattttttataaatttatttatttatttttggctgtgtcaggtctttgttgctgcgtgagggatttctctagttgcggtgagtgggggctactcattgcagtggcttctcttgttgtgaagcacggactctaggtgcgcgcgcttcagtagttgtggcacgtgggctcagtagctgtggttcgtgggctctagagcacaggctcagtagttgtggcgcacaggcttagttgctctgtggcgtgtgggaatctccccagataagggatcgaacccgtggcccctgcattggtaggcagattctcaaccactgccaccagggaagcccccggtttCTTACTGCACTGAACTGAGCTGACACATGATGGGAAGTACTGAAGTCAGAGCTAAAGgaagaatttttctctttaagtgGAGGCCAGAAACCAAGGAAACTGCAAAGTCTGCTTTTTCCCTAACCTGATATAAAATCTcaatttctagaaatgtttccaccaaaaagcagaaaactgaaacggaagggaattccctggcggtccagtggttaggactccactcttTCACTGCCAGGAccctggatttgatccctggttggggaactaagatcccacaagccaccaggcacagccaaaagaaaaaaaaaaaaaaaaaaggactgaaccGGAAGACCTCTTCAACTCCAACTGAGCTCATCTCTAGGGTCATGCTAGGTCCTCCCTCCTTACAGAACTCAAGAATTCCCATCCCTAAACTCACTCTCTGGGAAGTGCTGAGCCGTGGGTGGTGCTGTCCAGGAAGGAGGCTCTGGGTGCGGCGTTGGGTCAGGCTGTCCCTGAAGCTCAAGGGGGTACGCTGGGGCCCTCAGAACCGAGGTGATGTCCTTGCGCCCCACCACTCGGCCGTCTGTTCCCTCCTCAGACAGCTCAATGCGGAAGCGGTCCTGGACGTCATAGTGGCTGGGATTGGGGGCCACGTGGCGAATCACACTGGTCCCAAGAAAG includes:
- the MOSPD3 gene encoding motile sperm domain-containing protein 3 isoform X3, with the protein product MRRGAPQDQELVGPGAPGRGSRGAPPPSGPVVPVLVFPPDLVFRADQRSGSRQLLTLYNPTGAALRFRVLCTAPAKYTVFDAEGYVKPQSCIDIHYDVQDRFRIELSEEGTDGRVVGRKDITSVLRAPAYPLELQGQPDPTPHPEPPSWTAPPTAQHFPENPLPHLATSSFLLFLLMGTVSVAFLLLPLQDELGSQLPQILHVSLGQKLVAAYVLGLLTMVFLRT
- the MOSPD3 gene encoding motile sperm domain-containing protein 3 isoform X2; the encoded protein is MRRGAPQDQELVGPGAPGRGSRGAPPPSGPVVPVLVFPPDLVFRADQRSGSRQLLTLYNPTGAALRFRVLCTAPAKYTVFDAEGYVKPQSCIDIVIRHVAPNPSHYDVQDRFRIELSEEGTDGRVVGRKDITSVLRAPAYPLELQGQPDPTPHPEPPSWTAPPTAQHFPENPLPHLATSSFLLFLLMGTVSVAFLLLPLQDELGSQLPQILHVSLGQKLVAAYVLGLLTMVFLRT
- the MOSPD3 gene encoding motile sperm domain-containing protein 3 isoform X1, coding for MTEVVRRTSRNGLPGRWQPCSGHRLIGRCCDQRPCPLSSALGCSTAQSLHAPWGAPGPGAVFRADQRSGSRQLLTLYNPTGAALRFRVLCTAPAKYTVFDAEGYVKPQSCIDIVIRHVAPNPSHYDVQDRFRIELSEEGTDGRVVGRKDITSVLRAPAYPLELQGQPDPTPHPEPPSWTAPPTAQHFPENPLPHLATSSFLLFLLMGTVSVAFLLLPLQDELGSQLPQILHVSLGQKLVAAYVLGLLTMVFLRT